The Merismopedia glauca CCAP 1448/3 genomic interval CTTCACCTTTACCTGGAAAATTAGCCGATTGTAGTACTAGAGATCCAAAAGAGTCCGAAATATTCCTGGTAGAAGGGGATTCTGCCGGAGGAAGTGCCAAACAAGGGCGCGATCGCCGTTTCCAAGCAATCCTTCCTCTGCGGGGTAAAATCCTCAATATTGAAAAGACTGATGATGCCAAAATCTACAAAAATAACGAAATCCAATCCCTAATTACAGCTTTGGGTTTGGGTGTCAAAGGTGAAGATTTTGATGCTTCCCAACTCCGCTATCATCGCATCGTAATTATGAGCGTAGCTGGAGACGAACCAACTCTAGTCAAGCATAATTCTGGGAGAACCGAATTCGTTTCCATCGGGCGATTCATTGACGATTGCGTAGAAGGAAGACGAGCAACTGATGAATATGAAGTAATTTCCTTCGATAACGTTACTCATACCACTCGTTTTCGTCCCTTAAAAGCGGTAATTCGTCACTCTCATGAAGAACCGATGTATAAGATTGTCACTCGCTACAATCGTTCGATTAAGGTGACATCATCTCATAGCGTCTTTGTCTATGAAAATGGAGAAGTAAAGCTGAAAAAGGGGAATGAAATTAAAACTGGCGATTTATTAGTGGCTAGTCGCCGTTTGCCCCGTTCTTCAGAAAATACTACGAAAATAGATTTATTAGCCACCTTGTATCGTGCAGAATTAACTAAATCTCTGTACTTACAAGGGGAAGATGTTCGTCAAATTGCCAGTCAGAGAGTTTTGGCAAAGGTAGAACGTTCCGAGTTACTCAGCGAACCTAGAGTGTTGCTAGATCATCAGGGATGGGAAGAACTGATTAATCAGCGTCAAACTGCGGGAATCAGTCAAAAACAAGTAGCTGCGGTTTGTAATGTGAAGCAACCTATCACAATTAGTCATTGGGAAAGAGGCATCAATCGTCCCATTTTGACAGATTTCTTGAATTATCTAGAAGCGATCGGCGGTAACGATCGCATCGTCTACGAACAGCTACCACCCAAAATCGAAACCTATCTAGATGCAGATTCTACTAGTAAAAATGCCCGTTGGCGCGAGATTAGCGATTACAAACCTCTAGATGAATTTACCGCAACTGAGTTGTCACAAATAGGGGATGATGTCAAAATTGTACCCCAAGCGCACGCACAGAAAGCTTTTGGACGCTACTTACCCATAACCCGCGACTTAATGTGGTTTTTAGGTTGGTATGTGGCTGAAGGTAGCTTGAGCAAACATCAAGTTAGTCTGAATTTGGGCAAAAAAGACGAGGGATTCATACCCGAACTAGAACAGGCGATCGCATCTACCTTCGGCGAAACCCCCCGTTGCTATCCAGATCCAGATAGCGATGGTATTAAACTGTATTTCCACAGCGTTGCAGCAGCTAGATTAATTCAAGCTTGGGGAATAGCCACTCGCGCGCACCAGAAGAAGCTGCCAGATATCCTCTTTACCGTGTCTGAAGAGATGCAAATGGCATTTTTAGAAGGTTATTTCTTGGGAGATGGTACGACGGCGGGCAATAATATCGCATTTACTACCAATTCCCCAGATTTAAAAGATGCCTTACTCTATCTTTTTGGACAGTTAGGAATTATTGCTGCAACTAGCGACTATCAACCCTCTACGCTACCAGATGCAGCCATTCAAACTCGCCATCCTTACTATCAAATCCGTATTTGCGGTAAGGAGCAATTAGAAGCTTGTTCGCCAATTTGGCATCGTCATGGAAATGCATCTAAATTGGCAGGACATATAGCTAAACTAGGTCGCAAAGGCAGTGATTTAACCGAGATTAGCTCCGATTTAATCGGTTTGAAGGTGCTATCAAACCAAGAGATTGAACTAGTTGGCGACTATGTTTACGATTTCTCAGTTCAAGACGATGAAAACTTTGTCTGTGGTACTGGTGGTATTGCCTGTCATAATACTGATGCTGACGTAGATGGCGCGCACATCCGCACGCTGCTGCTAACGTTCTTCTATCGCTATCAGAGGGCGCTCATCGAACAAGGATACATATATATCGCTTGTCCTCCGCTTTATAAGGTAGAAAGGGGCAGAAACCACTATTATTGTTACAGCGATCGCGAACTGAATCAATTAGTAAAACATGAGTTTCCCCAAAACGCCAATTACACCATCCAACGGTTCAAAGGTTTAGGGGAAATGATGCCTCAGCAGTTGTGGGATACTACCATGAACCCAGAAACTCGCGCTATGAAGCAAGTCGAGATTGAAGACGCAGCAGAAGCCGATCGCATCTTTACTATCTTGATGGGCGATCGCGTAGCACCACGGCGAGAATTCATTGAAACCTATGGTCCTCGTTTAAATCTCACCGATCTAGACATCTAATACCAATTCTTGAAAGATCCAAATCCAAACATAGAGACGTTGCAATGCAACGTCTCTATACACCAATTATGTAGCCCAACAACCAATCGGAGCGATCGACTGAGCCTGTGTTGCAATATCTGACAAAGAAAGTCTCGATCGCCAAGTCTGAGTTAAACTCAAACTGACAAAAGCGATCGCATTTCCCTTATGCAACTCAACTGGCAAACGGTTAAAACCTACGAAGACATCCTGTATCATAAAACTGACGGGATCGCCAAAATCACCATCAATCGTCCCCACAAGCGCAATGCTTTTCGTCCTCAAACTATTTTTGAACTGTATGAGGCTTTCTGCAACGCGAGGGAAGATAGTAGGATTGGGGTGATACTTCTGACTGGTGCAGGGCCGCATACTGATGGTAAGTACGCTTTTTGTTCTGGTGGGGATCAAAGCGTTCGGGGAAAAGGTGGGTATGTCGATGAAGCTGGTACACCTCGCCTCAATGTCTTAGATTTACAACGGTTAATCCGTTCAATGCCAAAAGTAGTCATTGCCTTGGTAGCTGGTTATGCGATCGGTGGGGGTCATGTTTTACACTTGATTTGCGATCTGACTATTGCGGCTGATAATGGAATTTTTGGGCAAAGTGGTCCTAAAGTTGGGAGTTTTGATGGTGGATTTGGCGCTAGTTATTTAGCTCGAATTGTCGGACAGAAAAAAGCCCGTGAAATTTGGTTTCTCTGTCGTCAGTATACAGCCGCCCAAGCTTTAGAAATGGGTTTGGTTAACTGCGTGGTTCCACTGGAAGAATTAGAAGCTGAAGGGATTAAATGGGCTAATGAGATTTTAGACAAGAGTCCTATTGCGATTCGCTGTCTCAAAGCCGCTTTTAATGCCGATTGTGATGGTCAAGCCGGATTGCAAGAATTGGCAGGTAACGCCAC includes:
- the menB gene encoding 1,4-dihydroxy-2-naphthoyl-CoA synthase — protein: MQLNWQTVKTYEDILYHKTDGIAKITINRPHKRNAFRPQTIFELYEAFCNAREDSRIGVILLTGAGPHTDGKYAFCSGGDQSVRGKGGYVDEAGTPRLNVLDLQRLIRSMPKVVIALVAGYAIGGGHVLHLICDLTIAADNGIFGQSGPKVGSFDGGFGASYLARIVGQKKAREIWFLCRQYTAAQALEMGLVNCVVPLEELEAEGIKWANEILDKSPIAIRCLKAAFNADCDGQAGLQELAGNATLLYYMTEEGAEGKQAFLEKRQPNFRQYPWLP
- a CDS encoding DNA gyrase subunit B; amino-acid sequence: MTSSYTADQIQVLEGLEAVRKRPGMYIGSTGPRGLHHLVYEVVDNSIDEALAGHCTHIEVDLNADGSVTVTDDGRGIPIDTHSKTGKSALETVMTVLHAGGKFGGGGYKVSGGLHGVGVSVVNALSELVEVTVWRDNKVHLQTYSKGLALGGLQTQPYQENRTGTSVKFKPDPEIFTTGTEFDYMTLSGRLRELAYLNAGVKIIFSDNRLEILKSDRPQVEIYEYKGGIKEYIAYMNRDKQPLHEEIIYVQGERNNVQIEVSLQWCVDAYSDNVLGFANNIRTIDGGTHLEGLKAVLTRTLNSIARKRNKIKDNEPNLSGEHVREGLTAVISVKVPNPEFEGQTKTKLGNTEVRGIVDSLVGEVLTEYLEFRMNVADSILDKAIQAFKAAEAARHARELVRRKSVLESSPLPGKLADCSTRDPKESEIFLVEGDSAGGSAKQGRDRRFQAILPLRGKILNIEKTDDAKIYKNNEIQSLITALGLGVKGEDFDASQLRYHRIVIMSVAGDEPTLVKHNSGRTEFVSIGRFIDDCVEGRRATDEYEVISFDNVTHTTRFRPLKAVIRHSHEEPMYKIVTRYNRSIKVTSSHSVFVYENGEVKLKKGNEIKTGDLLVASRRLPRSSENTTKIDLLATLYRAELTKSLYLQGEDVRQIASQRVLAKVERSELLSEPRVLLDHQGWEELINQRQTAGISQKQVAAVCNVKQPITISHWERGINRPILTDFLNYLEAIGGNDRIVYEQLPPKIETYLDADSTSKNARWREISDYKPLDEFTATELSQIGDDVKIVPQAHAQKAFGRYLPITRDLMWFLGWYVAEGSLSKHQVSLNLGKKDEGFIPELEQAIASTFGETPRCYPDPDSDGIKLYFHSVAAARLIQAWGIATRAHQKKLPDILFTVSEEMQMAFLEGYFLGDGTTAGNNIAFTTNSPDLKDALLYLFGQLGIIAATSDYQPSTLPDAAIQTRHPYYQIRICGKEQLEACSPIWHRHGNASKLAGHIAKLGRKGSDLTEISSDLIGLKVLSNQEIELVGDYVYDFSVQDDENFVCGTGGIACHNTDADVDGAHIRTLLLTFFYRYQRALIEQGYIYIACPPLYKVERGRNHYYCYSDRELNQLVKHEFPQNANYTIQRFKGLGEMMPQQLWDTTMNPETRAMKQVEIEDAAEADRIFTILMGDRVAPRREFIETYGPRLNLTDLDI